Part of the Microbulbifer salipaludis genome is shown below.
GACTTCCGCCAGCGGCAAGGGGCGCGCCAGCCCGCGGTACTCCACATCCAGCATAGAGGTAGCAGCATCCGGCGCAGGGGGTGCACATGATTGCGCAAGCGCTGGCCGGGCAGCGATCCACAAGCCGGCGCACACCAGCGACGCGGCGAGCAGGTATTTGGGCGCCATGCCGACCAGCGACGCCCCCCAGTTACCCCCAAAAAAATCGTAATCGATTAGCACCCGGGTAACGCTACTCAGCAAATACATCGCGACAAATGCCGCAATTACATGTGCCGCCGAGATCGATCTCTGCCAGCGCACCTTCAGTGTCACAGCCAGCCCACTGAGCAACAGCACCATACCCCACTCTTTCAGCCAGAAGATCTGTGAGTCGATAAAGTCATAACGACCGCCGCCCACATAGTGGCGCCAGAAGTAGCAGTAGAGGTTGTACAGCAGAAAGAAAAGAAGCCAGATGCTCCCCGCACGCGCGTACGGAGACGGGCAGCCCTGCCAGATTCTGGATAGTGCGCTCATGATGAAACAGGTAAGTCCTTACTCGGCGCGTACGTTACCAAAGGTGAGCGGATTTTCAAATCACCGGTCCTTACCCCAAGAGCACTACCAGTCATATGGCTGCACACCTGGCGATAATTGTTGCGGGGAAACTTATTGATTTCCTGCCCCGTCTTTGGCGGGATAGTATGTTAGAAATGAGAATCTGTGGATATTTTCAGAAGTTCGCTATTGCAGGCGGAAGGGGGGAATAGCCATGGCAGAAAAAAGCGAACAGTGGAGTAAATCTTGAGCGTTATTACTTACTATCTGGAAATGACCGATCCCGCCCAACTCAACGCCAAACCCTGCCCTGAGGGGCTGTCCGTGGTGGAGGCGGAGGAAAAGGAGTTCCGTTTCAATCGTTATCTCTACCAGCTGGTGGGCGAGCCCTGGCAGTGGAACGACAAGCTCAAGGAATCCGACGAGACCTGGCAGGAATACGCTGAGCGCGATGGGTTGCGCACCTGGGTGGCCTACTACCGCGGCGCCATCGCCGGTTATTTTGAACTGGAAAGACAGCCCAACGATGAGGTACAGATTGCCTACTTCGGCCTGGCGCCGCGATTTATTGGCCGCGGTTTTGGCGGGCACCTGCTAAGCCGGGCGCTGCAGGAGGCGTGGCAATGGTCACCCTGCCAGCGCGTGTGGGTGCACACCTGCACGTTGGATCACGAAGGCGCGCTGGCCAATTATCAGGCGCGCGGCATGCAGATTTATCGCACCGAAGTGGACACGCCACCCTCGCCAGACGAACCCACCTGACAGCCGCCAGTTTTCTGCAGGCGAAAAAAAGGGGAGCCAGGCTCCCCTCAAGCTTTCCACCTCATCGGCAGACTCACATACTCGGTATCACGGCGATGCCTTGGTGCCAGCGCCCGGAGACGACTGCCCCTTGTCTTTCACCATCGCCTTGCCCTGAATCTTGCTCTGGGGGCCGGAGCCATCCGCAAGCGTGGGCTTGAGTTCGGCGAGCATATTTTTCATCTGGTTGTACTCGGCCTCGTCGGTGAGTTCCAGCATCAGCGGCTGCGCTACTTCGGCGAAGTACTGTGCATCTTTGCGCTCGTAGAGCTCCTGCGCCAGCCACTGGGCGATATGTAACTCGCGGGGCGCACGGCGGTAGGCCTGCTCCAGCATTTCCACATACTGCGCCTTCGGATAACCCAGCATCTGCATGCTGATCGCCAGACCGTACCAGTTCATCGCCTCGCCGGACTGGTTGTTCACCAGCTGCACGAACTTGTCCCGCGCACCCTTGAGTGCGGTTTTGTCACGATCGCCACCGAGGGTGGTGATTTCGCGGTTCAGCCACAACCAGGCCTGCGCCTTCTGGTACCAGAAGTGTTTGCGATCCGACGGCGCCACCTGGGCCAGCAGGCGCGCGGCCTGGTCGAAGTCACCCGCGCGGGTAGCTGCATCGGCACGCACTGCGGAAAGCTCCGGAGAGTACAGCTCCTCGCGCTCGGCAAATTCCACCAGCTCGTGCACACCGTGGGTGTTGTAGCCAGACTTCACCAAGAAGCGGGCCAGTTCCACAACGGCTTCCTCGCCACTCATTGTGCGCAACTTCGGACGCTTGGACTCAAAGGTGGCAGGTACCTTGCCGCGGGCGAGCTGGAAGCGGCCTTCGCGGAACTGATCGTTGTAGACCTGCTCGATCTCCTCGATCGACATGCCCAGGTTTTTGGTCAACGCCTTCACCGGGTCCGCGCCGTTGTTGTAGTCGGCAACGAATTGCTTGAACGCCTCGGCCTTGCCGCTCTTCATGATGATCCAGTGCGCCAGCATCCAGCCACTGGCATAGATGCGACCTTTTTCTTCATCCGGGGTGTTGTGCACGGTGGCGCGCAGCAGTTCCTGCAGGGGCACCGGGCTGGTGTACAGCAGGGTCATGGCCCGCTCGCCGGGGATGGCACCGATATCGTAGGTATTGCCCGGGCCAAAGGTCATGGTGGACATGAACTCGGCAAAGCCCTCGCTGTACCAGTACGGATAGTGGGTAGTGGTGCCGTTGTAACTCAGGAAGTGAGTGTATTCATGGAACAGGAACTCACGCGCTTCCAGCTGGCGCTCACCGGTGCGGCCATCCAGATTCACCAGGGCATAACTACCCTCGGCGGTAGTATCGAACAGGCCATTGGTCAGCTCGGACAGGTCCTCACCCACCAGGCCGGCATAGCTTTCGCGGTCGGCGGCAGCGTAGATGGTCAGCTTGGCGCCGTCGTCTTTCGCGCCCAGCAGGCTCAGAGCGACCGCACGGTAACGCTCCAAATCCTCCGCCAGGCGGCGCACCGAGTTGGGCTCACCATTGGTGACGATGTGAAAGTTAGCGCTGTCAATTTCGTACCAGGTGTCTTTCGCGAGGTTGTCCGCCATGACATCGCTGGTAAACAGCCATGCGCCGGAAAAAACGACCAAGTACGAGAGTATTCGTGAAAACATATTCTGATCACCCGGTTTTTCGCCAAACTTGCAACCGATCACTTTTTGATCACCGTTGCGCGAAAAGCCACAATACAGGTTTTTACTGTTCAAAAAAAGAACAATCTTAAACGGGAACCTGTAATTCACCCTGGGCATATAGCGGTCACAGACCGGACGGTCAGACACAGCCATAAAATGACTACAAGGTTCTGCGTAAACCTGCACGCCACTGACCGATAACCAATTCACAGTCATTAAATCGCAGTAGCCCCCTGCAACGGCAAGTTTCCTAGACTCGGAGGGACCGGCCAGCCCCTGGCGTCGGCCGGTGCGATGCAGCCGTAAAAAACATAATAAAGAGAGAAAACATCATGAAAACACTCGCCCTGCCGGCGTTGCTGGCGGCCGCCCTGTGCTCCCTGTTCACCCCTGTTACCCGGGCAGACCCCACCTTTATTGCCGACCTCGACATCACCAGCTTTGATGGCACCGAGATCGACGCCAACCTGTTTGTGCCCGAAACGCCCCCCCCCAGCGGGGGCTATCCCACGGTCCTGTTCACCAACAGCTGGATCCTCGACAAAAACCAGTATCTGCTGCAGGCGGCGGCACTCGCGGAAGACGGCTATCTGGTGATGAGTTATTCCACCCGGGGCTTCGGCACCTCCGGCGGCCTCGTGGACGTGGCCGGTGACAACTCCATCGCTGACGCCGGCGTACTGATCGACTGGCTGGAG
Proteins encoded:
- a CDS encoding LytTR family transcriptional regulator DNA-binding domain-containing protein is translated as MSALSRIWQGCPSPYARAGSIWLLFFLLYNLYCYFWRHYVGGGRYDFIDSQIFWLKEWGMVLLLSGLAVTLKVRWQRSISAAHVIAAFVAMYLLSSVTRVLIDYDFFGGNWGASLVGMAPKYLLAASLVCAGLWIAARPALAQSCAPPAPDAATSMLDVEYRGLARPLPLAEVDFVKAAGNYVEIHASGKCYIKRSTIKQLTESLSSQHFMRVHRSFIVNLERVAQFCNTDTGAAYLLLAGDEKVNVSKAYKDAVKTRLSRTSIRP
- a CDS encoding GNAT family N-acetyltransferase — encoded protein: MSVITYYLEMTDPAQLNAKPCPEGLSVVEAEEKEFRFNRYLYQLVGEPWQWNDKLKESDETWQEYAERDGLRTWVAYYRGAIAGYFELERQPNDEVQIAYFGLAPRFIGRGFGGHLLSRALQEAWQWSPCQRVWVHTCTLDHEGALANYQARGMQIYRTEVDTPPSPDEPT